In Podospora pseudopauciseta strain CBS 411.78 chromosome 2 map unlocalized CBS411.78m_2, whole genome shotgun sequence, the genomic stretch GGCTGGTCTGGCGAGCTTTTACGTGCCACATTCAACGCTGCAGTGGACAGGGTAGTCAAGCTCTTGCGCCCCGCTTCAATGCCCGAGTTCAAAATTCCTGCCGCCGTCTCCAAGCCCAACATCTTCTTAAGAACATCGCTCTTAGCTTCATGAGTCGTAGGTCTATCGGCCGACGGGGGCCGCGGAAaaagggaggggttgagaaAGTCGTCCATGGCGTAAAGCAGCCTGGCCGGAGTGATAGCCACGAGTATTTTCCAGATAAGCTGTGACAAATCAGGGACCCTCCCTTGCCGTTTAGCAATCTGATAGATCCAgctgacgaggacgacgatgagggtTACGATAATGCCTATCGGGCCAACGGCGCGGTCTCTGAGCTGCCGCAAAGTAGAATGCTGTTGTGAATCGAGGCCAACGCGGGTTTCCACTTGGCCCAGTATGCGCCGGTATGCTTCGGTATTCATTGTCGGTGCGGTGTTGCTGTGTTTGTGATCTGCGAGCGAGCAGCTGGtgtcggtgctggtggcggcgTTGCAGAGCGGACGGAAGCTGCGCAATCacgaagcagcagcagcagcggatGGAAGTGAGGGTTAACGAGCGAATATAATTACTTCCATGACCTCTTTTGAGTTTGTCGATGGCAATGTACTCCGTAACCTGTTGAGGTTGAAAAAGCTGTGGGCGTTCAAATGCAAAAGCCAGAAGTCACAAGAAGTCAGCATGTGGAAAAGAGCAAAGCGacaggggagggggatggatCTGACGCCAGCAATTGGCCGCCTGGCAGTTGAATGGACGAACACCCCAGCCGGCGGTGGGGCCAGTGTCAGCCCTTCTATCATTCCGGCTGTTTTGTGACGGTTATTGTTTTCGTCTGGCTTGATCGGGATGCCTCGAGGGTGTGTTTGTTGACGATTCGGAAGACATTGAGTTCACTTTGTCCCTATTTGCTGCAAAGCGACCAGTTTCCCAACGCACTGCAGGCAGCAAAAGTCAAAACATTGAAGCTCTCCAGCCCCATTTTCTGGGGAGCAGGGATGCTGGCAAACGCCAAATGCTGCATCCCTGCAAAGTCaagcacaacaaccccacccaAAAAACCAGGCTTGGCAAGAAAATACACATCGATAAGGAATTTCCGCCCGCCGATAAACAccaaacaccatcatcaccaaacccTCAGACCTCAACCTTTGCTGCGCCATTCTGCTCGATACGCTGCAAAGTTCGGTCTGTTTACAACAAACTCCACAATGGCCAAACCAACAATTTCCAAGGGCAAAAAAGGTGATtctccacccaccccaacagCAGTCGCAGAATGtactaaccccccccctccaggCCCATCAAAACACTCCCGCGCCTCCCGCCGCGAAGAGCCCATAGACATCAACACGGACAAATCCCTCAAATccgccctcccaccccccatctccaccgaccaccaccgccccgccgtcctcgccgcccagctcgcctcctccgtctccaaACCCACCCGCAAAACCGGCCGCAAAGCCCAGCTTAGCTCCAAAGCCCGGAAGCGCCAGGAAAGAAGCATGGATATGGCCGAGGCCGTCATGGAGcgcaccatcaccaagatcGAAAAGAGCAAGGGCCACGCCAAGGTGATCAACACGAGGAGGAAACCATGGGAAGAAATCAACAACGACGTCTTTGGCGAGGGCGAAAAGGCGAAGAAGCTGACCAAGAAGCAGCTGGAGaagcagagggaggatgagatTGTGAGGAAATTCTTTGACGAAGGGGCGGCAgagaaggatgaggatgggaatgtggagatggagggtgCGGCgagtgagggtgagggtgagggtgagggtgagggggtgcCAACGCCGGTGCAGGttatggaggaggtggaggaggttttgtaGGGTCggaaaaagcaaaaggagCGGATTGGGATGGTGAGGCGTTACGGACATTACATCAATCATTTGTGGATCTTCGGGCTTCTAAAATCTCTGGGAtgtggaagaaaaggagtGTGTTTTAAAAGGGCATGGTCGAGGCTAACAGGTTATAAACGAGAGTATATATGAGGGCCTCAAGTTGTATGAACTCAAAAAGCCAGCAGGACAAACCGGTCGTTGACATAGTTTTGATACCCAAAAAGATGAGATGTTTTCTTCGACGTCAGATATGCATTGCACTATCTTGAATGAAAATTCTCCTTCCTGCTCTTGTATTTGAGATTTCTCTTACACCATTCAATACTTTTTATTAAGATTTTCTCCCCTTCTTTTGACCTTTTCCATCGCAATCACGCTCCTCATATACccaccctccaccttctACTATCAACTAAGCCGCGGGTTTAGCTCAGTTGGGAGAGCGTCAGACTGAAGTCCACTTCAACTCAAATCCAAATATCCACCACCAGGATAATCTGAAGGTCGTGTGTTCGATCCACACAAACCGCACTTACACAAAACcacttttttcttctcttttaAACTTTATCATTCTTTTGATTCCACGCAacaccctcccatccctcttcctcctcctcctcctacaCTATCATGACCCTTCCTGTTGTCCCGGCCTATCAATCAACAAGCGACCTTTTCacacacatcaccaaccaatcaccacccacccccaaaaaatcCCCCCCTATGACGCCACAGCTTACAAgaccaacaccctctccaatCAGCCGCACAGTGTCTTGTCAaagccccccttccccctttcaCCTTTTCTTGtcagttttttttttttttttttttttttttttaaaaaaaaaaaaaaaaaaaagaatctTAAATTTTCCACATCTCACATGTCTGTCCCAGAAGAACAAAATTCCTTCTTCAATTATTCTACTTTGCTCAActaccacacacacccaagTAGCAGCTTCTCATATAACCCAACCAACTTCAATCACGCCCCCATGAATCAACACACCCCCCCTGATCGGCAACACCATATGACGTATTAATCCCGACGAACAAGGGGCCAGGCAGGCAACATACGACACAACGAACGAACGGATTATTCAACACTCCCAAAAAATATCATTTTCCTTCCATAACCACCATGATCCAGCCCAAAAGTAACGTCAAACTCCAACGACCCCAGCAAAAACATATAAAACTTCCGGTATGAACATatgctttctttctctttcctttcctcctccgtaTTATTAGACTTTGTGGCTCGCTAGAGTGTTCCTCAGTACCCCCTTATTGTTtgcttatttttttttttttttttttttttttttttggaaatCTTGTGTCGGGTTCTTTCTCAACTCTTGGAAGAGACGATGCTTCTGCTCATCGGAAGCAGTACCCGACCTCTGGGCCACCAAGGTTTGTGTATGGACGACACATCAACCAGTCAACAACAAACGCCCAGCTTCAGGGGTCGATGATTGTCATCTTGTCCATACCTTCGTGGACACcagcatccttcttctttcaaAAACAATATTTCGCTTCCTTCAACTCAACCACTCCTTCACCCCTCTCATCACGCCCcaaaaccctcccccccatcctccaccccaggACTAAACATCGAGTCCGGCATATGATCATAATTGAACCCCGTCGGCGACTCCCTCTTAAGCAATCCCCCACCATTCAAATGAACATGGCCCGCACCGGTCGCCGGGTCATCCAAATACGAAACCGGAAACGCAGTATCGGTCGGGGACGCATACAGAGCAGCCGAACCTGGGAAAGGAGTGTAAGTCTCAAACTAGGCCGGCAACAGgaacccacctcccccgtcgccgcagcaaccaccacccgtcGGCGTGGCCGCTGCCCAAAACAGAGACTCACCAGGAGGATAAGCAATGCTCCCCTGCCGGTCACTCCCCGACGTGCTCCCCGGCCCTCCCGTCAATCCCTCAAACCCCGTCATCCCCGCCTGGAGTTGGTACTGACTCGAAGCGATGCTCGGATTCCTGCTCCGTGGTGATGCCGGTGTCAGAACCGGAGGTTGGCTCACCCCTGTTGTTGGCTGTCCGAAGGTGAACCCGGCTCCGAATAACTCGTTGCTGGTCTGCACATACCTCCGCGCCTCGTTGTTCAGCCACCGGTCAATGTTCGGATCGTTGCATTTGGAGTGTGTCAGCAAGTGATGCTTTAGCTGGCCGACCTCGTGTACCAAGCCATTGAATTCCATCTGGAGGGCCGCATGCTGGGTTTCAAGCCCAACCTTGGCCTCTTCGAGTTCCGAGACAAagacctttttcttttctcggCACTTGCTAGCCGCGATGCGGTTCCGTTCGAGAAACTTGTTGCGTTTGTGTTCATCTTGCTCCATATTGGCCTCCTTCTTATTTTTTCGAGTCTTTCGCTTCTTATTTGGTGCATGACTTTGAAGGGCGTCTTCTGGGAGGGTGATGTCGGTGGAAGTGCTCCCCGACTTGGAGGCTCGGTTCGACTGCGATTTGCTGGATGAGCTTCGTTGGGTGGATGGGCGGGACATCTCCATGGAGAGAATCTGCATATCGGCTTTGATGTCTTCGCCGTCGGGGTCTGGATGGTAGAGACCTGGGTCGACGAAAAGTTTTTGACCAGCGTTGGGATCCATGGTGGTGCCGACTGGCCAGTCGAATGATGGACCGCCCAAGTCGATATCTGGATGGGGGTCATCttgggatggagagggttCGAAGCCTAGCTTGTCGTCGTATGATGCAAAATTGAGCTCCATGGGTTGCTCACCGACATTGTCTGGTGTTTGATAGGCAGGCCTCTCTTCTAACTCGTCCAGGCATTGATCAAAGTAGTGGGTGGGCTCATCCATCTCGCTGCTGTGATGGTCTGCTGGATTCACCCACTATGCAATGGACTGCCAGCTACAACCAAGTGGTTGTTAATGAAATACCAAGTGGTCGTTAACGAAATACCAAGTGGTCGTTAACGAAATACCAAGTGGTTGTTAATGAAAATAAGGTGAACTCGATCTCTGCAGCAGAGTTCGGGTTTGATTTTTGAAGTcctcaaacaaaacaaggt encodes the following:
- a CDS encoding uncharacterized protein (EggNog:ENOG503P74S; COG:S), which encodes MDEHPSRRWGQCQPFYHSGCFVTVIVFVWLDRDASRVCLLTIRKTLSSLCPYLLQSDQFPNALQAAKVKTLKLSSPIFWGAGMLANAKCCIPAKSSTTTPPKKPGLARKYTSIRNFRPPINTKHHHHQTLRPQPLLRHSARYAAKFGLFTTNSTMAKPTISKGKKGPSKHSRASRREEPIDINTDKSLKSALPPPISTDHHRPAVLAAQLASSVSKPTRKTGRKAQLSSKARKRQERSMDMAEAVMERTITKIEKSKGHAKVINTRRKPWEEINNDVFGEGEKAKKLTKKQLEKQREDEIVRKFFDEGAAEKDEDGNVEMEGAASEGEGEGEGEGVPTPVQVMEEVEEVL
- a CDS encoding uncharacterized protein (COG:K; EggNog:ENOG503P7HQ), producing the protein MDEPTHYFDQCLDELEERPAYQTPDNVGEQPMELNFASYDDKLGFEPSPSQDDPHPDIDLGGPSFDWPVGTTMDPNAGQKLFVDPGLYHPDPDGEDIKADMQILSMEMSRPSTQRSSSSKSQSNRASKSGSTSTDITLPEDALQSHAPNKKRKTRKNKKEANMEQDEHKRNKFLERNRIAASKCREKKKVFVSELEEAKVGLETQHAALQMEFNGLVHEVGQLKHHLLTHSKCNDPNIDRWLNNEARRYVQTSNELFGAGFTFGQPTTGVSQPPVLTPASPRSRNPSIASSQYQLQAGMTGFEGLTGGPGSTSGSDRQGSIAYPPGESLFWAAATPTGGGCCGDGGGGFLLPA